In the Candidatus Saganbacteria bacterium genome, TTGCCCCGTCCTTGAATGTGACGGACATCTCCTGGGCAGCGGCGCTGACCGAAAGAATTATAGAAAACAACAGTAAAAGAATAGCGGTCCTTTTTAAGATCATATTAAGCTCCTTTCTGAAAATACTAATTTTAGTGTACAAAAACAGGAAGGAAGTGTCAAGCGGCAAAAAGAGCAGTTGATTAAGGTCTTGACGGATGTTATGTTTATAATATCGGGAGGACGAGGTAATGCATATACCGGACGGTTTCTTAGACCCAAAAATGTCGGCGGGGATGATGGGTGCGGCGGCTGTGGCGCTTGCTTATTGTATGGCTAAGGTCAGGCAGGCGGTGACAGCAGTTGTTCCGGGAAAGGTCATGGCAGCTGCCGGAGCGGGAGCAAATAAAGTTCTCGGCGGAAGCCGGAGAGTTCTCACAAAGATCGGAGAACAAAAGATCTATAAGATGGGGATGGTAGCTTCTCTTGTGTTTGCGGCGCAGATGTTCAACTTTCCGGTAAGCAACGGAACTTCAGGTCATCTGATAGGTGGTGTGCTTGCGGCTGTACTTCTGGGGCCTTTCGCGGGAACAATAGTGATAGCAACGGTTTTAATAATGCAATCTATATTTTTTGCGGACGGCGGACTTTTTACGCTCGGAGCTAATATTATCAATATGGCGGTCGTAGCTTCGTTCGGGTGCTATTACATATATTATTTCGCCAAGAAAATTATGCCGGAGTGGAGCGCGGTGGCGATCGCTTCATGGGTGTCGGTGATGCTTGCGGCGGCGATGTGCTCGTTGCAGATCGGATTTTCAGGCGCCATCGCGTTAAGAACGGTTTTTTTGGCGATGATAAAAGTCCATGCGGTCATAGGAATAGCTGAAGCGCTCATTACAATAGCGTTCATAGGTGTTTTCAGGCGTCTTGCTGGTAATGAGGACGCAAAATGAAAAAGATATTCTGGTTTTCTATCGCCATAGCCATGCTTGCCGCTTTTTTTGCCTCAACATTTCCCGACGGGCTCGATTTTACCGCAGAGAAACTTGGATTTGGTAAACTGGCAGTCGAAAGATCTTCTATCATGACGAGATACTGCTTTCCGTTCATCGGCAGTGGGATTATCTCTACATTTATTGCCGGAGCCTGCGGGGTGGTCCTGACGGCCGGGATATTTTATTTTGCGGGAATGTATTTTCGAAGGATCAACCAACGATAGAAAGAACAACCTTTAAATGCTTAAAAAGTATTTACCGCTGCTGATATTTTTCTTTTTTGTAATGCCTTCTTATGCAGCCAGGCCTCTTGTGACGGACGATTACTCCACATTAGAGCACGGAAAATATGAGACAGAAACCGGCTTTAATATTATCAGGCAAAAGAACGACAATACGGTCTCAAGCGGTTTTGTCTTCCTGTTGAGAAGAGGGGTAAGCCCGGACATGGAACTTATGCTGGAGCTTCCGTACAATACATCGGATATTCAAAGAACAGCGGATGCTGTTATCCATGCAAAATTGAAGCTGATCAAATTGGGGGCGGATGAAGGCCTCGCTTTAAGAGGCGATCTGAAGCTTACTAATGGAAGCCCAGTGCCAAGCCTTGGTTCCGGCTTTACCGATTACGGGGCTGTACTTCTGCTAACAAAAAGATATTTAGGTGCGAAGTTCGACTTGAACGCGGGTTATATCGTAGTCGGAGACGCCGCCAACAGTCCGTGTGATGATATGTTTGTTTATTCTGCTGCCGTCGAAAAAGTATTGACGGAGAGTTTCAATATTGTCGCTGAGTACTTTGGTTCATCATGTCAGATAAAGACCACAGGCAAACTGCAGATCGGTGGGCAATGGCAGGTGACTAAGGGCGCAAGATTTGATGCGGGTTATTCAATTGCCATGACAGAGGCATCGAGTAATGTCGCGACGATCGGGCTTACATCAAAATTTTGATATAATAAAAATATGCCAACATACGAATATAAATGCGCCTCATGCGGCAAGACCTTCGAGGAGTTCCAAAGCATAAAGGACAAGCCTTTAAAGGAGTGCAATTTCTGCAAGGGCCCCGTGAGGCGGATGATCCACGCGGCGGGGATAGTGTTCAAGGGATCGGGATTTTACGTGACGGATAATACCAGGGATAAGAAAACCGCTGAAACTTACATCTCTCCTCCCAAGAAAAAAACCGAACCAAAACAGGCGGATAAAAAATAAACTTTTGGCAAAACCCCCGATTGACACACATATAATAATATAGTATAGTTACATACGTATGACGACAACTAAGACCTGAAAGGGAAATCTCATCAGACCCTTTAAGCAAAGCGCTGATGAGCGCTTTTTTTTCGTCTATACAGGGCAGTTCCGGGGGCAATAATGATTGCCGGGGACGTTAAGCTCAAGAACCTTGATAACTAAATAAGGTAATCCGCGTGTAAAGAAGAGGCGGGGATCTGACACAAGGATCCCTGCGACGCGAATCTTTCCGCCTGTTTTGCGACAGGGCGGAACAGATGCGTTAACTAGTGATTGTGGGACAAGATACTAAGGGCATATGGAGGATACCTTGGCTACTTCAGGCGATGAAGGACGCGTGTGGCGGCGATATTCTTCGGGGAGCTGTCAAACAAGCATTGATCCGAAGGTTTCCGAATGGGAGAACCCGCGCAGAGTCATGTCTGCGCATGAAAAAGCAAACCAGGCGAACTGAAACATCTTATTAACCTGAGGAAAAGAAATCAACTGAGATTTCCAGAGTAGCGGCGAGCGAAATGGAAACAGCCTAAACCTTATAAGAGTAATAACCTGCAAGTGTTTCTTATAAGGTGTCGCGGGGCGTTCAAGTCACGATTGCAGTCGTGACGGGAAGTTACAAAACATTATTTTAGCAGAAGTCTCCTGGAAAGGAGCGCCAAAGAATGTGATAGCCATGTAAGCGAAAAGATAATGTCTTTCTCGAGCGTCCCCAAGTACCACGAGACACGAGAAATCCTGTGGGAATCCGGGTGGACCATCATCCAAGGCTAAATACTAGAAGTAGACCGATAGTGAACAAGTACCGTGAGGGAAAGGTGAAAAGCACCCCGGGAGGGGAGTGAAATAGTACATGAAACCGTATGCCTACAAGCAGTCAGAGCCCTGAGCAATCGGGGTGATGGCGTGCCTATTGAAGAATGAGCCGGCGACTTATTGTTAGCAGCAAGGTTAAGTCCCTTTTACGGGACCAGCCGCAGCGAAAGCGAGTCCTAAATGTTTGGGCGCCCGCCATGAACCATGCGCAAGCTTAGGTTCATGGCATTAGTTGCTAGTAATAGACTCGAAACTGGAGCGATCTATCCTTGAGCAGGGTGAACCCCGATGAAAATCGGGGGGAGGCCCGAACGAGTAGATGTTGAAAAATCTTTCGATGACTTGAGGATAGCAGTGAAAAGCTAAACGAGCCCAGAGATAGCTAGTTCTCCCCGAAATGGTTTTAGGGCCAGCCTTGTGTGAATGGCTGCGGAGGTAGAGTACAGTTTGGACTAGGAGACCGGAAGGTTTGCCAAATCCTGGCTAACTCCGAATGCCGCAGTGCTATGCACAGGAGTGAGTCTGCGAGGGATAAGCTTCGTGGGCAAAAGGGGAACATCCCAGATCGTCAGCTAAGGTCCCTAAGTATATACTAAGTGGTTAAGGAAGTGAGGTCGCTAAAACAGCCAGGAGGTTGGCTTAGAAGCAGCCATCCTTTAAAGAGTGCGTAACAGCTCACTGGTCGAGTGATCTTGCGCCGAAAATAAACGGGGCTAAAGTATATCACCGAAGCTACGGATTTCCACCGCCTCGGCGGTGGATCTGGTAGGGGAGCGTTCTATTGTAGGTTGAAGTCGCGGCGTGAGCCGCGATGGACGAAATAGAAGCGAGAATGTCGGCATAAGTAGCGAAAAGACAAGCGAGAATCTTGTCCGCCGAAAACCTGAGGTTTCCTGGGGAAGGTTCGTCCACCCAGGGTAAGTCGATTTCTAAGCCCAGCCCCGATCTTTATCGGGGGTAAGCGATGGTAAACAGGTTAATATTCCTGTACCACTATCCGCAGTTAACCTGCGTGGGGACGCGGGAAGATAGGCCAGCCGGTTATTGGATTCCGGTTCAAGTCCTGTCAGCAATGGCAGGATGAGTACGGTGGTTTCAGCAATGATTCCAGAAGTGGTCAAGTCATCCTGACGAGAAAAGCCATGCTTGTTTGCGGGTGGTGATCGTACTACAAACCGACACAGGTGGGTCGGCTTAAAAAGCCAAGGCGCGCGAGAGAACCCTCTTTAAGGAACTAGGCAAAATGGTCTCGTAACTTCGG is a window encoding:
- a CDS encoding PDGLE domain-containing protein, translated to MKKIFWFSIAIAMLAAFFASTFPDGLDFTAEKLGFGKLAVERSSIMTRYCFPFIGSGIISTFIAGACGVVLTAGIFYFAGMYFRRINQR
- a CDS encoding energy-coupling factor ABC transporter permease, with the translated sequence MHIPDGFLDPKMSAGMMGAAAVALAYCMAKVRQAVTAVVPGKVMAAAGAGANKVLGGSRRVLTKIGEQKIYKMGMVASLVFAAQMFNFPVSNGTSGHLIGGVLAAVLLGPFAGTIVIATVLIMQSIFFADGGLFTLGANIINMAVVASFGCYYIYYFAKKIMPEWSAVAIASWVSVMLAAAMCSLQIGFSGAIALRTVFLAMIKVHAVIGIAEALITIAFIGVFRRLAGNEDAK
- a CDS encoding zinc ribbon domain-containing protein, with protein sequence MPTYEYKCASCGKTFEEFQSIKDKPLKECNFCKGPVRRMIHAAGIVFKGSGFYVTDNTRDKKTAETYISPPKKKTEPKQADKK